The DNA sequence GGAGAACCAAGGCTGCGACTTCCGGTGCCGAATGGTCAAATGTTATCCAGCGGGCTCACCACCCCGCGGCCACCCCGGTTCAGCACATGGGTGTAGATCATGGTGGTCTTCAGGTCGCGGTGGCCTAGCAATTCCTGGATGGTGCGGATATCCTGGCCTGCCTCCAGCAAATGCGTGGCGAAGGAGTGGCGCAGGGTGTGGCAGGTGGCGTGCTTGGCGATGCCCGCCGCACGCACCGCGTCATGGAAGGCCCGCTGCAACACTGTCTCGTGGATGTGGTGGCGGCCCTCCTCCCCCGTGCCCGCGTTTCGCCAGCGCACGGTTTGCGGGAAGACCCACTGCCAGTTCCACTCCCGACTGGCCTGCGGATACTTGCGGGCCAGCGCGCCCGGCAACTCCACGCGGCCCCAGCCCTCCGCCAGGTCCTGCTCGTGCACGCGCCGCGCGTTGCGCAGCTGCTCCTCGAGGGGCGTGCGCAGGGCGGCGGGCAGCATGGTGACGCGGTCTTTGTCGCCCTTGCCCGACCGCACCAGGATCTCGCGGCGGGACAGGTCCAGGTCCTGGACCCGCAGCCGGTGGCATTCCATCAGGCGCAGGCCGCTGCCGTAAAGCAGTGAGGCCATGAGCCAGCGCTCGCCCCTCAGACGGCCCAGCACGGCGCGCACCTCGTCCCGCGTCAGCACCACGGGCAGGCGGATCGGCCGCCGTGCCCGTATCACGGCGCTCAGTTCCCCCAGATTCCGTTCCAACACCGTCCGATAGAGAAAGAGCAGGGCGGCCAGGGCTTGGTTCTGCGTGGAGGGGGCCACCCGCTCCGCCACCGCCAAGTGCGTCAGAAAGGCGTTGACCTCCGCCTCGCCCATCTCCCGCGGATGCCGCCGGCCGTGGTGTCGGACGAAGCGAAGGATCCACATGCAATAGGTGTCCGTGGTCCGCGGGCTGTAATGGCGGACGCGCAGCGCCCACCGCACTTGCTCCATGAGGCGGGGCGGGCGCGACGCCTCGGCCACGCGGGGCATGGCAACAGCGGCGGCCGGATAATCGGTCTTTGTGGCAAGGGATGATGACGCGACTGGCATGAATCCGCCTCGATAGTCGGGGGAGAACGGACGTGCCAAGAGACAAAATTTTCTCTGGACATGCAATAGAAATTCCGCATCCCCGCTCCTTTTATCGTAGCCGTGTCAAGACAGGCTGGCACCCTTCTTGCTCATCCCTTAACATGTCCATGAGCCGGAACCAACCTTGAATTCGATCAAATCCGAAAGAGGCATGCACATGAGAGCATGGGTCTTCTCTATTATTCTGCTCTTGACCAGCTCAACCCTGGTCCGGGCCAGCGAATCCACCGCCGACACCAGCCGGCAGTTGTTTCGAATCGAACACGCCACGTCGGAAATCTTGCAGCAGCTCACCCAAAGCGGGGTGGACCTTTCCATGGTGCGCGGCCTGGGCTCCGCCCGGGACTGGCGTCCCAACGGCATGGCCGAGATCGAGCTCTGGCTGGATGAGGCCGAACTGGGGCGCGTGCGCGCCCTTGGCCTGGACCCCCGGCCCATTCGCGACGAGGCGCGGGAGATGTGGAGGCTCCTCCAGGAGCAGCCGGCGCGCGAACGCGATTACCACGCTTATCCGCAGCTGACCAGCCTCCTGCAGGCCTACGCCGCCGCCTACCCGAACATCTGTCGCCTTTACTCCATCGGCCAGAGCGTCCAGGGCCGCGAATTATGGGTGATGAAAGTGACGGACAACCCCGACCTGGACGAGGACGAACCCGAGTTCAAGTACATCGCCACCATGCACGGCAACGAGCCCCTGGGCACGGAGATGCTCCTCTTCCTGCTCGAGCACCTGCTGGTCAACTACGGCGACGACCCGCGCATCACCAACCTGGTGGACGGGATGGAGATCCACCTTCTGCCCCTGATGAACCCGGACGGCAACACCGCCGGAGTGCGCCAGAATGCCAACGGCGTGGACCTCAACCGCAACTTCCCAGACCCCTGGAACAGCCCCAACAACACGCCCACCGGCCGCCAGCCGGAGACGGCGGCGGTCATGCTGTGGACCCAGGCCAAGGACTTCGACCTCTCGGCCAACTTCCACACGGGCGCCCTGCTCGTGAACTACCCCTTCGACAACAACGCCACGGGCAGCAGCGTCTACACGGCCAGCCCCGACGACGACCTCTTCATCCAGATGTCCACCACTTACTCCATCAACAATCAGCCCATGTACAATGGCGCCTTTCCCAACGGCATCTCCAACGGGGCGGACTGGTACGCCATGTCGGGCGGCATGCAGGACTGGAACTACCGCTGGGAGGGCGGGATGGAGGTCACAGTGGAGCTGAGCAACACCTATTGGCCCGACGCCTCCCAACTGCCCACCTACTGGAACAACAACCGCGAGTCCATGCTGAGCTACATGGAATGGGCCTTGCGCGGTGTGCGCGGCATCGTCACCAGCGCCGCCACTGGACTGCCGTTGCCCGGCGTCGAGGTGCGTGTGGCGGGCCGCGACTTCGCCACCTGGTCCGCCGCCGGGGTGGGCGACTACCATCGCCTCCTGCCCGCCGGCACCTACAGCCTCACCTTCAGCAAGGCCGGTTACCAGTCGCAGACCCTGCCCAGCGTCGTCGTCGGCGCGGGCGCGGCCATGGTCCAACATGTCTCCCTGCAGCCCCTGGTGGCGGCGCCCGACTTCGCCCTGGGCGCCGTGACCGTGCTGGACGGCGAGAACGGCCGCCTGGATCCGGGGGAGACCGCCCTGCTCGAGATCGCCCTGGGCAACGTGGGCACCATCGCCGCCACCGGATTGACCGGCCTGCTCACCAGCGACAGTCCCTGGGTGACCGTGAACAGCGGAGCCCAGTCCTATGAAAGCCTCTGGCCCGACCAATGGGACGTCGCCTCCTTCAGTGTGACCGTGGACGCCACCGCCCCCGTGGGGGAATCCGTCGCCTTCACCCTGACCGCCGTCTGTGACCAGTTGACGGAGGCGCTGCCCTTCGCGCTCAACGTGGGGCTCATCCTCGAGGACTTCGAGAGCGGCGGTTTCCTCGCCTGGCCCTGGGTGATGGGCGGCAACCAGCCCTGGACCATCACCACCACCTCGCCCTACGAGGGAGCGCGCGCCGCCCGCTCCGGCGTCATCGGCCACAACCAGAGCAGCGCCATGAGTCTGACCGTCGAGGTGGCCACGGCGGGAACCCTCTCCTTCGCCGCCCGCGTCTCCAGCGAGGCCAATTACGACTTCCTGCGTTTCTCCATCGACGGCGCGGTGCAGGCCTCCTGGTCCGGCACCCAGCCCTGGGCCGTCCATTCCTTCCCGGTGACGGCCGGCATCCATGTGTTGAGCTGGTCCTATGTGAAGGACAACTCCGCGGTGGGCGGCGAGGACGCCGCCTGGGTGGACTGGATCAGCTTCCCGCCCATGGCGCCCACGCCCTATCCCGACTGGGCCGTGACGCCCGCCACGGTGGAACAGACGCTTGAGCCGGGCGGCACGGCCGCCAGGCAGCTCCACATCACCAACACGGGGGAGGCGCCGCTCCATTGGACGGCCAGCCTCAGCCTGGACGACCGTGACGCCGCCCTCCTGGCCGAGCTGAAACTGCCCAAGGGCGTGGAGGACCGCCGCAGCGTGCCCGCCCTGCGCAACGCGGGCGGCCCCGACGCCTACGGCCACACCTGGATGGACAGCCGCGAACCGGGCGGTCCGGCCTTCTCCTGGGTGGACATCA is a window from the bacterium genome containing:
- a CDS encoding integron integrase: MPRVAEASRPPRLMEQVRWALRVRHYSPRTTDTYCMWILRFVRHHGRRHPREMGEAEVNAFLTHLAVAERVAPSTQNQALAALLFLYRTVLERNLGELSAVIRARRPIRLPVVLTRDEVRAVLGRLRGERWLMASLLYGSGLRLMECHRLRVQDLDLSRREILVRSGKGDKDRVTMLPAALRTPLEEQLRNARRVHEQDLAEGWGRVELPGALARKYPQASREWNWQWVFPQTVRWRNAGTGEEGRHHIHETVLQRAFHDAVRAAGIAKHATCHTLRHSFATHLLEAGQDIRTIQELLGHRDLKTTMIYTHVLNRGGRGVVSPLDNI
- a CDS encoding M14 family zinc carboxypeptidase, coding for MRAWVFSIILLLTSSTLVRASESTADTSRQLFRIEHATSEILQQLTQSGVDLSMVRGLGSARDWRPNGMAEIELWLDEAELGRVRALGLDPRPIRDEAREMWRLLQEQPARERDYHAYPQLTSLLQAYAAAYPNICRLYSIGQSVQGRELWVMKVTDNPDLDEDEPEFKYIATMHGNEPLGTEMLLFLLEHLLVNYGDDPRITNLVDGMEIHLLPLMNPDGNTAGVRQNANGVDLNRNFPDPWNSPNNTPTGRQPETAAVMLWTQAKDFDLSANFHTGALLVNYPFDNNATGSSVYTASPDDDLFIQMSTTYSINNQPMYNGAFPNGISNGADWYAMSGGMQDWNYRWEGGMEVTVELSNTYWPDASQLPTYWNNNRESMLSYMEWALRGVRGIVTSAATGLPLPGVEVRVAGRDFATWSAAGVGDYHRLLPAGTYSLTFSKAGYQSQTLPSVVVGAGAAMVQHVSLQPLVAAPDFALGAVTVLDGENGRLDPGETALLEIALGNVGTIAATGLTGLLTSDSPWVTVNSGAQSYESLWPDQWDVASFSVTVDATAPVGESVAFTLTAVCDQLTEALPFALNVGLILEDFESGGFLAWPWVMGGNQPWTITTTSPYEGARAARSGVIGHNQSSAMSLTVEVATAGTLSFAARVSSEANYDFLRFSIDGAVQASWSGTQPWAVHSFPVTAGIHVLSWSYVKDNSAVGGEDAAWVDWISFPPMAPTPYPDWAVTPATVEQTLEPGGTAARQLHITNTGEAPLHWTASLSLDDRDAALLAELKLPKGVEDRRSVPALRNAGGPDAYGHTWMDSREPGGPAFSWVDISGTGINAGTGDDVSLGPFPLGFAFSYYGNSFDAVRICTNGFLSFTSSSDAYGNQAIPNSAEPNNLLAPFWDDLNVTTAGMLKYRADAANQRFIVSWLAVPRYNTTQYQTFQAILHADGRIVYQYQSMNGTLNSATVGMENATGTDGLQCVFNAAGFLVNNLAVQFTPPVLDTPWAVLSPLAGMVPAGGSAVLELALSAVDLEDGLYTGTVTLNSNDPDTPTIQLPLALTVSSHVDPVTDLAISVQGGTVILEWSAVPGAMGYQVQRSSQPWGGYQVVGATSTPGWSGPLGGDLCLFRVVATR